One window of the Pseudofrankia sp. DC12 genome contains the following:
- a CDS encoding PaaI family thioesterase, with product MTSTAGPVGEQPVRDAQAGGPGGVPMPRRPSSLSRRFRVELPAFVGDTVRATIHPGPWSCWPAGQSSAGAFGVALDNVLGVSTLRVRPPGHRTVTAEISLDVLAPERLYYGTLVAVGQILRLDATGGFARCDLVNGAETTVAAGIGRFQFAPLPVSRPGAPRPPAPPNGVPEPDMEPATGRDLAEILNAWVEPGDLRARVVVNDPSELGNPSGTIHGGVLFCVSELAASALVRPGGEQTRSVRMNFLRPGRVDTPLVVTAEVVHRGRTATVCRTAAAGPDGRPYAVATVTRLVPGGTVEASPPAQRGGGSEHLDGPTIREML from the coding sequence GTGACCAGCACCGCGGGCCCGGTCGGCGAGCAGCCCGTGCGGGACGCCCAGGCCGGCGGGCCTGGCGGGGTGCCCATGCCTCGCCGCCCCAGCAGCCTGTCGCGCCGCTTCCGCGTCGAGCTGCCGGCCTTCGTCGGCGACACGGTGCGCGCGACGATCCACCCGGGGCCATGGAGTTGTTGGCCCGCAGGCCAGTCGTCGGCCGGCGCGTTCGGCGTCGCGCTCGACAACGTCCTCGGCGTGAGCACCCTGCGCGTCCGGCCGCCGGGGCACCGGACGGTCACCGCCGAGATCTCCCTCGACGTGCTCGCTCCCGAGAGGCTGTACTACGGCACCCTCGTCGCGGTCGGCCAGATCCTGCGCCTCGACGCCACGGGTGGGTTCGCGCGCTGCGACCTCGTCAACGGCGCCGAGACGACGGTGGCGGCCGGGATCGGCCGCTTCCAGTTTGCCCCGCTCCCCGTTTCGCGGCCCGGCGCTCCCCGGCCGCCGGCTCCGCCGAACGGGGTGCCCGAGCCCGATATGGAGCCGGCGACGGGCCGGGACCTGGCGGAGATCCTCAACGCCTGGGTCGAGCCCGGCGACCTCCGTGCCCGGGTCGTCGTCAACGACCCGTCGGAGCTGGGCAACCCCAGCGGGACGATCCATGGCGGGGTGCTGTTCTGTGTGTCCGAGCTCGCCGCGAGCGCGCTCGTGCGCCCCGGCGGGGAGCAGACCCGGTCGGTACGGATGAACTTCCTGCGCCCCGGCCGGGTCGACACGCCACTGGTCGTCACTGCCGAGGTGGTGCACCGCGGCCGGACGGCGACCGTGTGCCGAACGGCGGCGGCTGGGCCCGACGGCAGGCCGTACGCGGTCGCCACGGTGACCCGGCTGGTCCCGGGCGGCACTGTGGAGGCCTCGCCGCCGGCCCAGCGAGGCGGAGGCAGTGAGCACCTGGACGGCCCCACAATCCGCGAAATGTTATGA
- a CDS encoding CoA transferase, with product MTAVMEGVRILEVAEHTFVPAASALLADWGAEVIKIEHVERGDAMRGLASTGVLDLPSDVHVLLEHSNRGKKSLGLDLTTDEGLDILYRLAATCDVFLTNKLPRVRQKLRIDTDTIRAHNPNIIYVRGTGQGERGPDADKGSYDALAFWNRAGMGMAVARPEYGHVPTPPAPGYGDSIGAMTIAGGIMGALFHRERTGEVTTVDVSLLGTGIWAMGQAMAMSMALGTPWVQIPGGRNGTNPLARNYRTKDGHWLALTCLQAGKYWPPLCEVLERADLVTDPRFADHASLNRNCDEAVEILGAAFAERTVAEWRALLADFTGQWTVIQDTLEVAEDPQTVANGYVQECHTAAGTPFRLAAAPVQFGDEPAAPKRAPEFNEHGDAILGDLGLGWDTVVDLKVRGIVA from the coding sequence ATGACCGCCGTGATGGAGGGCGTGCGCATCCTCGAGGTGGCCGAGCACACGTTCGTGCCCGCGGCGTCCGCGCTGCTGGCCGACTGGGGCGCCGAGGTCATCAAGATCGAACATGTCGAGCGCGGGGACGCGATGCGCGGCCTGGCCTCCACCGGGGTCCTCGACCTGCCCTCGGATGTGCACGTCCTGCTGGAGCACTCGAACCGGGGGAAGAAGAGCCTGGGCCTCGACCTCACCACCGACGAGGGCCTCGACATCCTCTACCGGCTCGCCGCGACCTGCGACGTCTTCCTGACCAACAAGCTGCCGCGGGTTCGGCAGAAGCTCAGGATCGACACCGACACGATCCGCGCCCACAACCCGAACATCATCTACGTGCGCGGCACCGGCCAGGGCGAACGCGGCCCGGACGCCGACAAGGGCTCCTACGACGCACTGGCGTTCTGGAACCGGGCCGGCATGGGCATGGCCGTGGCCCGGCCCGAGTACGGCCACGTCCCCACCCCGCCGGCGCCCGGCTACGGCGACTCGATCGGTGCGATGACGATCGCGGGCGGCATCATGGGTGCCCTGTTCCACCGGGAGCGCACGGGCGAGGTGACGACTGTCGACGTCTCGCTGCTCGGCACCGGGATCTGGGCCATGGGCCAGGCCATGGCCATGTCGATGGCGCTGGGCACCCCGTGGGTCCAGATCCCGGGCGGCCGCAACGGCACCAACCCGCTGGCGCGCAACTACCGGACGAAGGACGGCCACTGGCTTGCGCTGACCTGCCTGCAGGCCGGCAAGTACTGGCCGCCGCTGTGCGAGGTCCTCGAGCGGGCCGACCTCGTCACCGACCCGCGGTTCGCCGACCACGCGTCGCTCAACCGCAACTGCGACGAGGCCGTCGAGATCCTGGGCGCCGCGTTCGCCGAGCGGACCGTCGCGGAGTGGCGGGCCCTGCTCGCCGACTTCACCGGCCAGTGGACGGTCATCCAGGACACCCTCGAGGTCGCCGAGGATCCGCAGACGGTGGCCAACGGCTACGTCCAGGAATGCCACACCGCCGCCGGGACGCCGTTCCGCCTCGCCGCCGCCCCGGTGCAGTTCGGCGACGAGCCCGCCGCGCCGAAGCGGGCGCCGGAGTTCAACGAGCACGGCGACGCGATCCTCGGTGACCTCGGCCTCGGCTGGGACACCGTCGTGGATCTCAAGGTCCGCGGCATCGTCGCCTGA
- a CDS encoding TetR/AcrR family transcriptional regulator gives MSPRPRTPEDIVLQATIDLIAEQGVSVVTVEAVAERSGVSRPTIYRHWGSRDRLIHAAFARIQQALTDPDTGSLRDDLVGMLCQLVIYLNHIRVFPSLMEASVRDPKLAALRDETDHESRLAYTRVIRRAIDRGDLLEETDVELFIDLLISPFIYRRVTGQEKIKPASITPVVDALIAAFSRVAV, from the coding sequence TTGTCCCCGCGTCCGCGCACGCCGGAGGACATCGTCCTGCAGGCCACCATCGACCTGATCGCCGAGCAGGGCGTCTCCGTCGTCACCGTCGAGGCTGTCGCCGAACGCTCAGGCGTCAGCAGGCCGACCATCTACCGCCACTGGGGCTCCCGGGACCGCCTCATTCACGCCGCGTTCGCGCGGATCCAACAGGCGCTGACCGACCCGGACACCGGATCGCTGCGCGACGACCTCGTCGGGATGCTGTGCCAGCTCGTCATCTATCTGAACCACATCCGTGTGTTCCCGTCGCTGATGGAGGCCTCGGTCCGAGACCCGAAACTCGCGGCTCTGCGGGACGAGACCGACCACGAGTCCCGCCTGGCCTACACGCGGGTCATCCGTCGCGCGATCGACCGCGGCGACCTGCTCGAGGAGACCGACGTCGAGCTGTTCATCGACCTGCTCATCTCGCCGTTCATCTATCGCCGGGTCACCGGGCAGGAGAAGATCAAGCCCGCGAGCATCACCCCCGTCGTCGACGCGCTGATCGCCGCCTTCAGCCGCGTCGCGGTCTGA
- a CDS encoding OB-fold domain-containing protein gives MRPLPELTPMNEWFWKSGADGKLRIQGCSACRVLVHPPAPICPACGSRAWEPTEVSGLATVVGFTVNAQQWLPDVPPPYVIANVALAEDAGVRLTTNIVGCGPAEVRIGQEVLVRFEQHEDVWLPVFAPTGNTDPTDRVGEPVLAPIRPPASERRFEHDAVLSGIGRSRMGRRLMVDPLSLTIDACLEAIADAGLTRDDIDGLATYPGGATSSGMNEGGITAVEEALRLNPTWIQGGSEQPGPGGALIAAMLAVSSGLCRHVLCFRTVWESTYKALRLGGGGGRVSGTMMPWRVPFGAMSAANWIGMNASQYLHRYGATRELFGAVAVNSRANAGRNPAAIYRDPLTMDDYLSARMISSPFGLYDCDVPCDAAIAVVVSAASVAPDLPKPAVRVEAVGTQIRERVSWDQGVITHEPQVLSQAQHLWSRSGLRPADVDLALLYDGFTFNAVSWLEGLGFCGLGEAQDWIDKGRRIALDGELPVNPHGGQLSEGRTHGFGFIYEAITQLRHEAGERQVANARTAVVTSGGGTPSGVLLLQRDGV, from the coding sequence ATGCGGCCCCTTCCCGAACTGACCCCGATGAACGAGTGGTTCTGGAAGTCCGGCGCCGACGGCAAGCTGCGGATTCAGGGCTGTTCGGCGTGCCGCGTGCTCGTGCATCCGCCGGCGCCGATCTGTCCGGCCTGCGGGAGCCGCGCCTGGGAGCCCACCGAGGTGTCCGGGCTGGCGACCGTCGTCGGGTTCACCGTCAACGCCCAGCAGTGGCTGCCGGACGTGCCACCGCCGTACGTGATCGCGAACGTGGCGCTCGCGGAGGACGCGGGCGTGCGGCTCACGACGAACATTGTCGGCTGCGGCCCCGCCGAGGTGCGCATCGGCCAGGAGGTCCTGGTCCGGTTCGAGCAGCACGAGGACGTGTGGCTGCCGGTGTTCGCGCCGACAGGGAACACCGACCCGACCGACCGGGTAGGCGAGCCGGTGCTCGCCCCGATCCGGCCGCCCGCCAGCGAGCGCCGGTTCGAGCACGACGCGGTCCTGTCCGGCATCGGCCGGTCGAGGATGGGCCGGCGCCTGATGGTCGACCCGCTGTCGCTGACCATCGACGCCTGCCTGGAGGCGATCGCCGACGCGGGGCTGACCCGCGACGACATCGACGGGCTCGCGACCTACCCGGGCGGGGCCACGTCCTCCGGGATGAACGAGGGCGGCATCACCGCCGTCGAGGAGGCGCTGCGGCTGAACCCGACCTGGATTCAGGGCGGCTCCGAGCAGCCAGGCCCCGGCGGCGCGCTCATCGCCGCCATGCTCGCCGTCTCCTCAGGTCTGTGCCGGCACGTGCTGTGCTTCCGCACCGTGTGGGAGTCGACGTACAAGGCGCTGCGCCTCGGCGGGGGCGGCGGCCGGGTCTCGGGGACGATGATGCCGTGGCGGGTGCCGTTCGGCGCGATGTCCGCGGCGAACTGGATCGGGATGAACGCGAGCCAGTACCTGCACCGCTATGGCGCGACCAGGGAGCTGTTCGGGGCGGTCGCGGTCAACAGCCGGGCGAACGCCGGCCGCAACCCGGCGGCGATCTACCGCGACCCGCTCACGATGGACGACTACCTGTCCGCGCGGATGATCTCCTCCCCGTTCGGCCTGTACGACTGCGACGTGCCGTGCGACGCGGCCATCGCCGTCGTCGTCTCCGCCGCCTCCGTCGCGCCGGACCTGCCGAAGCCCGCGGTGCGCGTCGAGGCCGTCGGCACCCAGATCCGGGAGCGGGTCTCGTGGGACCAGGGCGTCATCACGCACGAACCGCAGGTTCTCAGCCAGGCGCAGCACCTGTGGAGCCGCAGCGGCCTGCGCCCCGCCGACGTCGACCTCGCCCTGCTCTACGACGGCTTCACCTTCAACGCCGTGTCCTGGCTCGAGGGCCTTGGTTTCTGCGGGCTCGGCGAGGCCCAGGACTGGATCGACAAGGGCCGGCGGATCGCGCTCGACGGCGAGCTGCCGGTCAACCCGCACGGCGGCCAGCTCTCCGAGGGCCGCACCCACGGGTTCGGGTTCATCTACGAGGCCATCACCCAGCTGCGCCATGAGGCCGGCGAGCGACAGGTCGCGAATGCCCGCACCGCGGTCGTCACCTCAGGCGGCGGCACCCCGTCCGGTGTGCTCCTGCTCCAGCGCGACGGTGTCTGA
- a CDS encoding nuclear transport factor 2 family protein — translation MDSTEETIRALAARVARLEDLEEIRRLYVDYGRHLDAGDAAAYASLFARDAKLRLGPVMRADGREEIERAASKVIGSTAEGASRSVHLLGSPSVELGDDGTATGECVWSAISRHEDGTPGVLVGRHVDRLVKEEGRWRIARRVGLVDVGALR, via the coding sequence ATGGACAGCACCGAGGAGACCATCCGCGCGTTGGCCGCGCGCGTCGCGCGCCTGGAGGACCTGGAGGAGATCCGCAGGCTTTACGTCGACTATGGCCGCCACCTCGACGCCGGCGACGCCGCGGCCTACGCGTCGTTGTTCGCCCGGGACGCCAAGCTGCGCCTGGGCCCGGTGATGCGGGCCGACGGCCGCGAGGAAATCGAACGGGCTGCCAGCAAGGTCATCGGGTCGACGGCCGAGGGCGCGTCCCGATCGGTGCACCTGCTCGGGTCGCCGAGTGTCGAGCTCGGGGACGACGGCACCGCGACCGGGGAGTGCGTGTGGTCGGCGATCTCCCGTCACGAGGACGGCACCCCCGGAGTGCTCGTCGGCCGCCACGTCGACCGGCTCGTGAAGGAGGAAGGCCGCTGGCGCATCGCCCGCCGGGTCGGCCTCGTCGACGTCGGGGCGCTGCGCTGA
- a CDS encoding SDR family oxidoreductase has protein sequence MDLGLAGATAVVQGGSQGMGRAAAECFAAEGARIGVLARDRAELDKTVARLLELGAADAVALPADVTRLEEVEAAFRTVRDRWGELNILVNAAGPSGGGGFESLSDDDWVRVLDSGALGMVRCVRAALPLLRAAAWGRIVNVAAQSTKRQSPSLVAYTAAKSVVTSVTKNLAQSLAKDEILVNTVSPGAVLSGTLAAWARRNGLDADDPYAVMAGITEIIGHPAFLPRAGTPPEVGRVIAFVASKANGYMTGANINVDGGSDFC, from the coding sequence GTGGACCTGGGGCTGGCCGGCGCGACGGCCGTGGTGCAGGGTGGGAGCCAGGGCATGGGCCGTGCGGCCGCGGAGTGCTTCGCCGCCGAGGGCGCGAGGATCGGCGTCCTCGCCCGCGACCGCGCGGAGCTCGACAAGACGGTTGCCCGCCTGCTCGAGTTGGGCGCGGCGGACGCCGTCGCGCTGCCCGCCGACGTCACCCGGCTCGAGGAGGTTGAGGCAGCCTTCAGGACGGTCCGTGACCGGTGGGGCGAGCTCAACATCCTCGTCAACGCCGCCGGCCCGAGCGGCGGCGGCGGGTTCGAGAGCCTTTCCGACGACGACTGGGTCCGGGTTCTCGACTCCGGCGCGCTGGGTATGGTCCGCTGCGTGCGCGCCGCGCTGCCGCTGCTGCGGGCCGCCGCATGGGGGCGCATCGTCAACGTCGCGGCGCAGTCCACGAAGCGCCAGTCGCCGTCGCTCGTCGCCTATACGGCCGCGAAGTCCGTGGTCACCAGCGTGACGAAGAACCTCGCACAGTCGCTGGCCAAGGACGAGATCCTCGTCAACACGGTGTCGCCGGGAGCGGTGCTGTCCGGCACGCTGGCCGCCTGGGCACGGCGCAACGGCCTCGACGCCGACGACCCGTACGCGGTGATGGCCGGCATCACTGAGATCATCGGTCACCCCGCATTCCTGCCGCGCGCGGGCACGCCGCCCGAGGTGGGCCGAGTGATCGCCTTCGTCGCGTCCAAGGCCAATGGCTACATGACCGGCGCGAACATCAACGTCGACGGCGGCTCTGACTTCTGCTGA
- a CDS encoding enoyl-CoA hydratase, which produces MQFEHVRLEVEDAIGTIILDRPEKANAQSPKVLEELDAAWKAADEDSRVKVIVFRTTGKNFSAGHDMTPTEQAAPRPAWQADRHYDWETRRFLHYAKTWREVPKPSIAAVQGKCIAAGLMLCWPCDLIIAADDAQFSDPVLYMGIAGVEFHGHTWEFGPRKAKELLFTGEALSADEARLLGMVNRVVPADQLTDATLALARRIARQDSFALRMAKRAVNHTLDVQGFTTAVDAVFDMHQLGHARAAVVNGGKSSVLAGLTAMKDQVKGS; this is translated from the coding sequence ATGCAGTTCGAGCACGTCCGCCTCGAGGTCGAGGACGCCATCGGGACCATCATCCTGGACCGGCCGGAGAAGGCCAACGCCCAGAGCCCGAAGGTCCTCGAGGAGCTCGACGCGGCCTGGAAGGCGGCGGACGAGGACAGCCGGGTCAAAGTGATCGTGTTCCGGACGACGGGTAAGAACTTCTCCGCCGGCCACGACATGACGCCCACCGAGCAGGCCGCGCCGCGGCCCGCGTGGCAGGCCGACCGGCACTACGACTGGGAGACCCGCCGTTTCCTGCACTACGCCAAGACGTGGCGGGAGGTGCCCAAGCCGTCGATCGCCGCCGTGCAGGGCAAATGCATCGCCGCCGGGCTCATGCTGTGCTGGCCCTGCGATCTGATCATCGCCGCGGACGACGCGCAGTTCTCCGACCCCGTGCTCTACATGGGGATCGCCGGGGTCGAGTTCCACGGCCACACCTGGGAGTTCGGCCCCCGCAAGGCCAAGGAGCTGTTGTTCACCGGTGAGGCGCTCAGCGCCGACGAAGCGCGGCTGCTCGGCATGGTCAACCGGGTCGTCCCCGCGGACCAGCTCACCGACGCGACGCTGGCGCTGGCCCGGCGGATCGCCCGGCAGGACAGCTTCGCGCTGCGGATGGCGAAGCGGGCGGTGAACCACACCCTCGACGTACAGGGCTTCACCACCGCGGTCGACGCGGTGTTCGACATGCACCAGCTCGGCCACGCCCGGGCCGCGGTCGTCAACGGCGGGAAGTCGTCGGTGCTCGCCGGGCTGACCGCGATGAAGGACCAGGTCAAGGGGAGCTGA
- a CDS encoding amidohydrolase family protein, protein MNLEDMIMVSIDDHMIEPPDMYKNHVPLKWRDQAPKVVRSEGVDEWVFQGQKTSTPFGMAATVGWPKEEWGFSPGAFNELRPGCFDVHERVRDMNAGGVLASMCFPTMAGFNARTFSEAADLDLSLIMLQAYNDWHIDEWCAAYPGRFIPLGIVPMWDVDLAVAEVRRLAAKGCRAISFLEAPHGKGWPSFLSGHWDPMLAALVDENMVLCLHIGGAWDLVRLAPEAPVDHTIVIPSQLTMLTAQDLLFGPTLRRFPALRVALSEGGIGWIPFYLDRIDRHYQNQAWIDNSFGDKLPSDVFREHFLACYITDPAGLKLRHEIGMDVIAWECDYPHTDTTWPEAPEYAWAEFQGAGCTDEEISKITWENACRFFGWNPFTHLKKQDATVGALRAAAADVDTTRMSRAEWRQRNEAAGIGLI, encoded by the coding sequence ATGAACCTCGAAGACATGATCATGGTCAGCATCGACGACCACATGATCGAGCCGCCCGACATGTACAAGAACCACGTGCCTCTCAAGTGGCGCGACCAGGCACCGAAGGTCGTCCGCAGCGAGGGCGTTGACGAGTGGGTATTCCAAGGACAGAAGACCTCCACTCCGTTCGGGATGGCGGCGACCGTCGGCTGGCCGAAGGAGGAGTGGGGGTTCTCCCCCGGCGCGTTCAACGAGCTGCGGCCTGGCTGCTTCGACGTCCACGAGCGGGTTCGGGACATGAACGCCGGCGGAGTGCTCGCGTCGATGTGCTTCCCGACGATGGCCGGCTTCAACGCGCGGACATTCAGCGAAGCCGCCGACCTCGACCTGTCCCTGATCATGCTGCAGGCATACAACGACTGGCACATCGACGAGTGGTGCGCCGCTTACCCCGGCCGGTTCATCCCGCTGGGCATCGTCCCGATGTGGGACGTAGACCTGGCCGTCGCCGAGGTCCGCCGGCTCGCCGCCAAGGGCTGCCGGGCGATCAGCTTCCTCGAGGCCCCGCACGGGAAGGGCTGGCCGAGCTTCCTGTCGGGCCACTGGGACCCCATGCTCGCCGCCCTCGTCGACGAGAACATGGTGCTCTGCCTGCACATCGGCGGCGCGTGGGACCTGGTTCGGCTCGCCCCGGAGGCGCCGGTCGACCACACCATCGTCATCCCGTCGCAGCTGACCATGCTCACCGCGCAGGACCTGCTTTTCGGCCCGACGCTGCGCCGGTTCCCGGCGCTGCGGGTCGCCCTGTCCGAGGGCGGCATCGGCTGGATCCCGTTCTACCTGGACCGGATCGACCGGCACTACCAGAACCAGGCGTGGATCGACAACAGCTTCGGCGACAAGCTGCCGTCGGATGTGTTCCGCGAGCACTTCCTCGCCTGCTACATCACCGACCCGGCGGGGCTGAAGCTGCGCCACGAGATCGGCATGGACGTCATCGCGTGGGAGTGCGACTACCCGCACACCGACACGACCTGGCCCGAGGCCCCCGAGTACGCGTGGGCGGAGTTCCAGGGAGCGGGCTGCACCGACGAGGAGATCAGCAAGATCACCTGGGAGAACGCCTGCCGCTTCTTCGGCTGGAACCCGTTCACCCACCTGAAGAAGCAGGACGCGACGGTCGGGGCGTTGCGCGCCGCCGCCGCCGACGTCGACACCACCAGGATGTCCCGCGCCGAGTGGCGCCAGCGCAACGAGGCGGCGGGCATCGGCCTCATCTGA
- a CDS encoding SDR family NAD(P)-dependent oxidoreductase translates to MAMEFDLKGRRVLITGAGQGVGRGIAHGFAAAGAQVVVNDLFTDRAQEVADELAATGAAALACPFDVTDYAAVAAAVDELGGVDILVNNAGNAGADGWTGLAKFVDTTPDQWEPFLRVNLYGVLYCARATLPSMIAKGWGRIVTIISDAGRTGEANMAAYCTAKAGAAGLTRALAIENGRHGITVNNISLGTMRTRETGTIWADPDNPTAKSMLARYVVRRPGLPEDAAALAVFLASEQASWITGQTCPLNGGISFAQ, encoded by the coding sequence GTGGCGATGGAGTTCGATCTCAAGGGACGCCGAGTGCTCATCACCGGCGCCGGGCAGGGTGTCGGCCGCGGCATCGCCCACGGCTTCGCCGCCGCCGGCGCGCAGGTCGTGGTCAACGACCTGTTCACCGACCGTGCCCAGGAAGTCGCCGACGAGCTGGCCGCCACGGGCGCGGCGGCGCTCGCCTGCCCATTCGACGTGACCGACTACGCGGCCGTGGCGGCGGCCGTCGACGAACTGGGCGGTGTCGACATCCTCGTGAACAACGCGGGCAACGCCGGCGCCGACGGCTGGACGGGCCTGGCGAAGTTCGTCGACACAACGCCCGATCAGTGGGAGCCGTTTCTGCGGGTCAACCTCTACGGCGTCCTGTACTGCGCTCGGGCCACCCTCCCCAGCATGATCGCAAAAGGCTGGGGCCGGATCGTCACCATCATCTCGGACGCCGGCCGCACCGGCGAGGCGAACATGGCGGCCTACTGCACCGCGAAGGCGGGCGCCGCCGGGCTGACCCGGGCGCTCGCGATCGAGAACGGCCGACACGGGATCACGGTCAACAACATCTCGCTCGGCACGATGCGCACCCGGGAGACCGGCACCATCTGGGCCGACCCGGACAACCCGACGGCGAAGAGCATGCTCGCGCGCTACGTCGTGCGCCGCCCTGGACTGCCCGAAGACGCCGCGGCCCTGGCCGTGTTCCTCGCCAGCGAGCAGGCGTCGTGGATCACGGGCCAGACCTGCCCGCTCAACGGCGGCATCTCCTTCGCCCAGTGA
- a CDS encoding CoA-acylating methylmalonate-semialdehyde dehydrogenase, which translates to MRTIGHWIQGQPASEPAGRVGTVYDPARGAQVAEVLLASRAQVDEAVKAAVAAADTWGASSLSQRATLLFQLRQLLDAHRDDLAALVTSEHGKVRSDALGEVARGIECVEFACGIPHLLKGERSAEVSRGVDVHTALHPVGVVAGVTPFNFPVMVPLWMLANALACGNAFVLKPSEKDPSASLLLAELVSKAGFPDGVFTVLQGDAEAVDALLAHPDVDAVSFVGSTPVARHVYETGTKAGKRVQALGGAKNHLVVLPDADLDAAADAAVSAAYGSAGERCMAISVVVAVGGVADRLVEAIAARIPSVVIGPGDDPASMMGPLITAEHRDRVRSYVQGAAGEGARVVVDGAAAPTGAGFFLGCSLVDQVSPEMRVYTDEIFGPVLSVVRVDTFDEAVRLVNANPYGNGVALFTRDGGAARRFERQIEVGMVGINVPIPVPVAWYSFGGWKNSIFGDASIYGPDGIRFYTRTKVVTSRWPDQPSRVDLDFPAVL; encoded by the coding sequence TTGAGGACCATCGGACACTGGATCCAGGGGCAGCCGGCCAGCGAGCCCGCCGGCCGCGTCGGCACTGTCTACGACCCGGCTCGGGGCGCCCAGGTCGCTGAGGTGCTGCTGGCGTCACGCGCGCAGGTCGACGAGGCCGTAAAGGCCGCCGTCGCCGCGGCGGACACCTGGGGCGCGTCGTCGCTGAGCCAGCGCGCCACCCTGCTCTTCCAGCTGCGGCAGCTCCTCGACGCCCACCGCGACGACCTGGCCGCCCTCGTCACCTCCGAGCACGGCAAGGTGCGGTCCGATGCCCTCGGCGAGGTCGCCCGCGGCATCGAGTGCGTCGAGTTCGCCTGCGGCATCCCGCACCTGCTCAAGGGCGAGCGCAGCGCCGAGGTCTCCCGCGGCGTCGACGTGCACACCGCTCTGCACCCCGTCGGCGTCGTCGCCGGGGTCACCCCGTTCAACTTTCCGGTCATGGTGCCGCTGTGGATGCTGGCGAACGCTCTGGCCTGCGGGAACGCCTTCGTGCTCAAGCCGTCGGAGAAGGACCCGTCGGCGTCGCTGCTGCTCGCCGAGCTGGTGAGCAAGGCCGGGTTCCCCGACGGGGTGTTCACGGTGCTGCAGGGCGACGCCGAGGCCGTCGACGCGCTGCTGGCCCACCCCGATGTCGACGCCGTGTCGTTCGTCGGCAGCACCCCGGTGGCCCGCCACGTCTACGAGACCGGCACGAAGGCCGGCAAGCGGGTGCAGGCTCTCGGCGGCGCGAAGAACCACCTGGTCGTGCTCCCCGACGCCGACCTCGACGCGGCGGCGGACGCCGCCGTGTCCGCCGCGTACGGCTCAGCAGGCGAACGGTGCATGGCGATCTCGGTGGTCGTCGCGGTCGGAGGTGTGGCCGATCGCCTCGTCGAGGCGATCGCGGCCAGGATCCCGAGCGTCGTCATCGGCCCCGGCGACGACCCGGCGTCGATGATGGGCCCGCTCATCACCGCCGAGCACCGCGACCGGGTCCGCTCCTACGTCCAGGGCGCGGCCGGCGAGGGCGCACGGGTCGTCGTCGACGGCGCCGCCGCCCCGACGGGGGCGGGGTTCTTCCTCGGCTGCTCGCTGGTCGACCAGGTCTCCCCCGAGATGCGGGTCTACACCGACGAGATCTTCGGACCGGTGCTGTCCGTCGTGCGGGTGGACACCTTTGACGAGGCGGTCAGACTGGTCAACGCAAACCCCTATGGCAACGGCGTCGCGCTGTTCACCCGCGACGGGGGCGCGGCCCGCCGGTTCGAGCGGCAGATCGAGGTCGGCATGGTCGGGATCAATGTGCCGATCCCGGTGCCGGTGGCCTGGTACTCGTTCGGCGGCTGGAAGAACTCGATCTTCGGGGACGCGTCGATCTACGGCCCGGACGGGATCCGCTTCTACACCCGTACGAAGGTGGTCACGTCCCGCTGGCCCGACCAGCCTTCCCGGGTCGACCTCGACTTCCCGGCAGTCCTGTGA
- a CDS encoding TetR/AcrR family transcriptional regulator, with protein sequence MNPTPAGDMHSDATPGRRSYDSALRRQQAADTRRRILEAGSELLHVSPVWNWPALTVRTVASKAGVNERTVYRYFGSERELRDAVMTQILQESGVDLGHLRLDDIDEVSRRVFAYLASFPPPPQEAQQPREQLPDPTIADVRRRKRGALLAAVTPTTPAWSAEDREVAAAALDLLWSVTSYRHLIYEWELEPSAAVRCVSWLLRLVTDAVRSGETPPR encoded by the coding sequence GTGAACCCAACACCGGCGGGCGACATGCACAGCGACGCGACCCCGGGCCGCCGCTCCTACGACAGCGCGCTGCGCCGCCAGCAGGCAGCCGACACCCGCCGACGGATCCTGGAGGCAGGTAGCGAACTGCTGCACGTGTCCCCTGTGTGGAACTGGCCGGCGCTGACAGTCCGCACGGTGGCAAGCAAGGCTGGCGTCAACGAACGGACCGTCTATCGCTACTTCGGCAGCGAGCGGGAGTTGCGCGACGCGGTGATGACCCAGATCCTGCAGGAGTCCGGCGTCGACCTCGGCCATCTGCGGCTCGACGACATCGACGAGGTGAGCCGGCGCGTCTTCGCCTATCTGGCTTCGTTCCCGCCGCCGCCGCAAGAGGCGCAGCAGCCCCGGGAACAGCTGCCCGACCCGACGATCGCCGACGTGCGGCGGCGCAAACGGGGGGCGCTGCTGGCCGCGGTGACGCCGACGACCCCAGCCTGGTCGGCCGAGGACCGGGAGGTCGCGGCGGCGGCGCTTGACCTGCTGTGGAGTGTCACGTCCTACCGACACCTGATCTACGAGTGGGAGCTCGAGCCGTCTGCCGCGGTCCGCTGTGTCAGCTGGCTCCTTCGACTCGTCACCGACGCCGTGCGTAGCGGCGAGACACCGCCCCGCTGA